A single Helicobacteraceae bacterium DNA region contains:
- the pstC gene encoding phosphate ABC transporter permease subunit PstC, with the protein MSGLKEKIASVVFLCSALASVLAVLLICFFLFFNGVPAIAEIGFFNFIFGEEWSPTDEPPLFGVFPMIVGSLYVTAGAIIIGAPIGTLTAVFLARICPRKPYRIVKPVVQLLAGIPSVVYGFVAMIILIPVTGASILSASILLGVMILPTIIEISESAVRAVPDNYYEGALALGAGRYRAIFFVLLPAAKSGVLAAVALGIGRAIGETMAVIMVAGNQARMPGSIMDGVRTLTANIVIEMGYAADLHREALIATGVVLFVFILIINLSFSALANRSVR; encoded by the coding sequence ATGAGCGGCTTAAAGGAGAAAATCGCGAGCGTCGTCTTTCTGTGTTCGGCGCTCGCGTCGGTGTTGGCGGTTCTGCTGATCTGTTTCTTCCTGTTTTTCAACGGCGTTCCCGCTATAGCCGAGATAGGGTTTTTCAACTTTATCTTCGGCGAGGAGTGGTCGCCTACGGACGAACCGCCGCTGTTTGGCGTGTTTCCGATGATAGTCGGAAGTCTCTATGTAACCGCGGGGGCGATTATTATCGGAGCGCCGATCGGGACGCTTACGGCGGTTTTTCTAGCGCGAATCTGTCCGCGCAAACCCTACAGAATCGTAAAACCCGTCGTGCAGTTGCTGGCGGGCATTCCGTCGGTGGTTTATGGCTTTGTCGCGATGATAATTCTTATACCCGTAACGGGCGCTAGCATACTATCCGCGAGCATTCTGCTCGGCGTGATGATACTGCCGACCATTATAGAGATCTCCGAAAGCGCCGTTCGCGCCGTTCCCGACAACTACTACGAAGGCGCGCTGGCTTTAGGCGCGGGACGTTACAGAGCTATTTTCTTTGTGCTGTTGCCCGCGGCTAAATCGGGCGTGTTAGCCGCCGTCGCGCTAGGTATCGGACGCGCGATCGGCGAAACGATGGCGGTAATTATGGTGGCGGGCAACCAAGCTAGAATGCCGGGTTCCATTATGGACGGGGTTCGCACGCTAACGGCGAATATCGTGATCGAGATGGGATACGCCGCCGATCTTCACCGCGAGGCGCTGATAGCTACGGGGGTTGTTTTGTTCGTTTTTATCCTAATAATCAACCTTAGTTTTTCGGCGCTCGCCAATAGGAGCGTTAGATGA
- a CDS encoding substrate-binding domain-containing protein, which translates to MNKALKSLAAVCLLSGVWQTSVQAAAFDAAKGVNVVSRESGSGTRGAFVELFGVEEKTADGKKKDTTTKEAIIAKQTDVMMTNIASDRYAIGYISLGSLNSTIKPVKIDGVSPSSANIKNGSYKIARPFNIAVKSGISPLAQSFIDFILSKEGQAVIAKNYIAINDDAKPFGGSTLSGKIVVAGSSSVTPVMEKLREAYLLVNKNAKIEIQMSDSSAGINAAIEGTCDIGMASRELKASELQKLAATQIALDGVVVIVNKENPLDNLTKDQVKSIFSGKTTKWNEALK; encoded by the coding sequence ATGAACAAGGCACTAAAATCGCTGGCGGCAGTCTGTCTGCTAAGCGGCGTATGGCAAACAAGCGTCCAAGCGGCGGCGTTTGACGCGGCAAAGGGCGTGAATGTCGTTTCGCGCGAGAGCGGTTCAGGCACCAGAGGCGCGTTTGTGGAGCTTTTCGGCGTGGAGGAGAAAACCGCCGACGGCAAGAAAAAAGACACGACCACCAAAGAGGCGATCATCGCCAAGCAAACCGACGTGATGATGACCAATATCGCGTCCGATCGATACGCGATCGGTTATATTTCGCTAGGCTCGCTAAACTCCACGATCAAACCGGTCAAGATCGACGGCGTGTCGCCATCGAGCGCGAATATCAAAAACGGCTCGTATAAGATCGCGCGCCCGTTCAACATCGCGGTCAAAAGCGGGATTTCGCCGCTCGCGCAAAGCTTCATCGACTTTATCCTCTCCAAAGAGGGGCAAGCCGTAATCGCCAAAAACTACATAGCGATCAACGACGACGCCAAGCCTTTCGGCGGCTCGACGCTAAGCGGCAAGATCGTAGTCGCCGGCTCCTCGTCGGTTACGCCCGTGATGGAAAAACTGCGCGAGGCGTATCTGCTTGTCAATAAAAACGCCAAGATCGAGATTCAGATGAGCGATTCGTCGGCGGGTATAAACGCGGCGATCGAGGGGACGTGCGATATAGGCATGGCAAGCCGCGAACTCAAAGCGAGCGAGTTGCAAAAACTGGCGGCGACGCAGATCGCGCTTGACGGCGTGGTGGTGATCGTCAATAAGGAAAACCCGCTGGACAACCTGACGAAAGATCAGGTTAAATCCATCTTCTCAGGCAAAACGACTAAGTGGAACGAAGCGCTCAAATGA
- a CDS encoding 2-isopropylmalate synthase, with protein MQKERIIIFDTTLRDGEQAPGAAMNVREKIAIAKSLERLGADVIEAGFPISSRVDFDAVYQIGASVKTCAVSALARAKESDIKAAIDALSKAKRGRVHIFLATSDAHLKYKLKMSREQVKEIAFQAVKFARNFAGEVQFSFEDACRTDHDFLREMTQIAIRAGASIINAPDTVGALLPEETASMIKAVVSAAEGRAIISAHAHDDLGLAVANTLAAIEAGARQVECTINGIGERAGNAALEEIAVILTARLSGRYETNINAKFISVVSDETARYSGMPKAPNKAIVGANAFSHGSGVHQDGMMKNAATYELFSPELVGAKRAKIVLTRHSGSAAAIAAAREVGFAVEADQADRFFAAYKQSAEKTKIVSNETIARIAQSLGLRAYNLS; from the coding sequence ATGCAAAAAGAAAGAATTATTATTTTCGATACCACGTTGCGCGACGGCGAGCAGGCGCCTGGGGCGGCTATGAACGTTCGCGAGAAGATCGCGATCGCGAAATCGTTGGAGCGGTTGGGCGCGGATGTGATCGAGGCGGGCTTTCCAATCTCGTCGCGCGTAGATTTTGACGCGGTTTATCAGATTGGAGCGTCGGTTAAAACTTGCGCGGTTTCGGCGCTCGCGCGCGCCAAAGAGAGCGACATAAAAGCGGCGATCGACGCTTTAAGCAAGGCGAAGCGAGGGCGCGTTCATATTTTTCTGGCGACAAGCGACGCGCACTTGAAATATAAGCTCAAGATGAGTCGGGAGCAGGTCAAAGAGATAGCCTTCCAAGCCGTTAAATTCGCTAGAAATTTTGCGGGGGAGGTGCAGTTTAGCTTTGAGGACGCGTGCCGAACGGATCACGATTTTTTGCGCGAGATGACCCAAATCGCGATCAGAGCCGGCGCGTCGATTATCAACGCGCCCGACACCGTCGGGGCGTTGCTGCCGGAAGAAACCGCGTCGATGATTAAAGCGGTCGTAAGCGCGGCGGAAGGCAGAGCGATAATCTCCGCGCACGCTCACGACGATCTGGGGTTGGCGGTCGCGAACACGCTCGCGGCGATCGAGGCTGGCGCTAGGCAGGTTGAATGCACGATCAACGGCATAGGCGAACGCGCCGGCAACGCGGCGTTAGAGGAGATCGCGGTAATTTTGACCGCCCGTTTAAGCGGGCGTTACGAAACCAATATCAACGCTAAGTTTATATCGGTTGTTAGCGACGAGACGGCAAGATATAGCGGCATGCCAAAAGCGCCGAACAAGGCGATCGTGGGCGCGAACGCGTTTAGCCACGGAAGCGGCGTTCATCAAGACGGAATGATGAAAAACGCCGCGACTTACGAGCTGTTTTCGCCTGAGTTGGTTGGAGCCAAGCGCGCCAAGATCGTGCTTACGCGCCACTCCGGAAGCGCGGCGGCGATCGCGGCGGCAAGAGAGGTCGGCTTTGCCGTGGAAGCGGATCAAGCCGACCGATTTTTCGCCGCGTATAAACAGTCCGCCGAAAAAACCAAGATCGTCTCAAACGAAACGATCGCGCGCATAGCGCAAAGTTTAGGTTTAAGGGCATATAATCTGTCGTAA
- a CDS encoding c-type cytochrome: protein MRRLLIALACVLIGAVGMSAFSAERFKAGEDLFKRCIPCHGRYANEKPMGKDKDISRLSETEIASKLNAYVAGKSEGAMAAQASLLDQDKIASLSVYIANMHTKYGEELFALRCSGCHGKDATKSAFGKSGIVAKLDEKEALQILRNYQNGSYAHGSTANTMKGRAIALSDQEVLELARYINSLK, encoded by the coding sequence ATGAGGCGATTATTGATTGCGCTTGCGTGCGTTTTGATTGGAGCGGTCGGTATGAGCGCGTTTAGCGCCGAACGTTTCAAAGCCGGCGAAGATCTATTTAAGAGGTGTATTCCCTGTCATGGTCGATACGCGAACGAAAAGCCGATGGGCAAGGACAAAGATATTTCAAGGCTTAGCGAAACGGAGATCGCTTCGAAGCTTAACGCTTATGTCGCGGGGAAATCGGAAGGCGCTATGGCGGCGCAAGCCTCGTTGCTTGATCAAGACAAGATCGCCTCGCTATCCGTCTATATCGCGAATATGCATACCAAATACGGCGAAGAGCTTTTTGCGCTTAGGTGTTCGGGCTGTCATGGCAAGGACGCGACAAAAAGCGCGTTCGGCAAATCGGGCATAGTCGCGAAACTAGACGAAAAAGAGGCGCTTCAAATATTGCGCAATTATCAAAACGGCTCTTACGCGCACGGATCGACGGCAAACACAATGAAAGGTCGCGCTATCGCCCTAAGCGATCAAGAGGTTTTGGAGTTGGCGCGCTATATCAATTCGCTGAAATAG
- a CDS encoding methionine adenosyltransferase domain-containing protein, with amino-acid sequence MRPLEIAKNIVAAGLAKKALAQIGYAIGAANPFRSASIRNLPRRTGLKTRS; translated from the coding sequence TTGCGACCGCTTGAGATCGCTAAAAATATCGTCGCGGCTGGACTGGCGAAAAAAGCGCTAGCGCAGATTGGCTACGCGATCGGCGCGGCGAACCCGTTTCGATCGGCGTCGATACGCAATTTACCGCGTCGGACGGGATTAAAGACGAGGAGCTAA
- the metK gene encoding methionine adenosyltransferase has protein sequence MYLFTSEAVSPGHPDKCADIVADSVVDYLLQRDSASRVAAEVFIAGKNLVIGGEVKTSAHISADDYKSIAKAAIEKIGYNGKNGFKRDQTLHPDDLNIEVYVNKQSPDISQGVDQSGGEVGAGDQGIMFGFASAEAAEYMPAAISFARGLCDFVYRYALSHNDKLGIDIKTQVTIDYGTKDNFIAAKPQKIHTIVVSAPSVERLHIDEVRKLIKGLIDACPALPKELYDPDDCVIHINPTGRYVNHGPLHDSGLTGRKLIVDSFGGYAPIGGGAQSSKDYTKVDRSGLYAARWIAKNIVAAGLAKKALVQIGYAIGVAKPVSISVDTQFTASDGIKDEELSAEVAKRFALTPNWIAKTFNLDKPSETSFLYAEVAARGQVGIASYPWEQIDRSGWFESLRR, from the coding sequence ATGTATCTATTCACATCTGAAGCGGTAAGCCCCGGACACCCCGATAAGTGCGCCGATATAGTCGCCGATAGCGTCGTCGATTATCTTTTGCAACGCGATAGCGCCTCTCGCGTCGCCGCCGAAGTGTTTATCGCGGGGAAAAATCTCGTGATCGGCGGAGAGGTCAAAACCTCCGCGCATATAAGCGCCGACGATTACAAAAGCATAGCCAAAGCCGCGATCGAAAAGATCGGCTACAACGGTAAAAACGGCTTTAAGCGCGATCAAACGTTGCACCCGGACGATCTAAATATCGAGGTTTACGTTAATAAACAATCGCCCGATATTTCGCAGGGCGTAGATCAGAGCGGCGGCGAAGTGGGGGCGGGCGATCAGGGCATTATGTTCGGTTTTGCCAGCGCGGAAGCCGCCGAGTATATGCCCGCCGCGATCAGCTTCGCGCGCGGTTTGTGCGATTTTGTGTATCGTTACGCGCTTAGCCATAACGACAAGCTCGGAATCGATATAAAAACGCAGGTTACGATCGACTACGGAACAAAAGATAACTTTATCGCCGCCAAACCGCAAAAGATTCATACGATTGTCGTTTCCGCGCCTAGCGTGGAGCGCTTGCATATCGACGAGGTTCGCAAGCTAATCAAAGGATTGATCGACGCTTGCCCCGCGTTGCCCAAAGAGCTATACGATCCAGACGATTGCGTTATTCATATCAACCCTACGGGCAGATACGTCAATCACGGACCGCTTCACGATTCGGGGCTTACGGGACGGAAGCTGATTGTCGATAGTTTTGGCGGATACGCTCCGATCGGCGGCGGCGCGCAAAGCTCGAAAGATTACACGAAAGTCGATCGTAGCGGGCTATACGCGGCGCGCTGGATCGCTAAAAATATCGTCGCGGCTGGACTGGCGAAAAAAGCGCTGGTGCAGATTGGCTACGCGATCGGCGTGGCAAAACCCGTTTCGATCAGCGTCGATACGCAATTTACCGCGTCGGACGGGATTAAAGACGAGGAGCTAAGCGCGGAAGTCGCTAAACGGTTTGCGCTCACGCCAAATTGGATCGCTAAAACCTTTAACCTCGACAAGCCAAGCGAAACAAGTTTTCTTTATGCGGAGGTCGCGGCGAGAGGGCAGGTGGGTATCGCGAGCTATCCGTGGGAGCAGATCGACCGTAGCGGCTGGTTTGAATCGTTGAGACGATAA
- the luxS gene encoding S-ribosylhomocysteine lyase has translation MPLLDSFKVDHTKMIAPAVRKAKTLVTPKGDVITIFDLRFCVPNKDKIKSKAIHTLEHLFAGFMRERLPSVEVIDISPMGCRTGFYMSVIGDPKESLIVEAWGKSMSDILRVESKSDIPELNEYQCGSYKAHSLKGAKKVAALTLEKGIGIMDNESISLDKKAPKRAKRKTPIASKKTVAKKGK, from the coding sequence ATGCCTTTACTGGATAGCTTCAAAGTCGATCACACCAAAATGATCGCGCCGGCGGTTCGCAAGGCAAAAACGCTTGTAACGCCCAAAGGCGACGTAATCACGATTTTTGACCTGCGTTTTTGCGTTCCTAACAAGGATAAAATAAAAAGCAAAGCCATTCACACGCTAGAACACCTGTTCGCCGGCTTTATGCGCGAGCGATTGCCCTCCGTAGAGGTTATCGATATTTCGCCTATGGGTTGTCGGACGGGCTTTTATATGAGCGTGATTGGCGATCCTAAAGAGAGCCTGATCGTCGAGGCGTGGGGGAAAAGTATGTCCGACATACTTCGCGTCGAGTCTAAAAGCGATATACCCGAGCTTAACGAATATCAGTGCGGCTCTTACAAAGCGCATTCGCTCAAAGGCGCGAAGAAGGTCGCCGCGCTTACGCTTGAAAAGGGTATCGGCATTATGGACAACGAATCGATTAGCCTCGATAAAAAAGCGCCAAAGAGAGCGAAAAGAAAGACGCCTATCGCAAGTAAGAAAACCGTCGCGAAAAAAGGAAAATAA
- a CDS encoding MBL fold metallo-hydrolase, with product MKMLAEPMGRGYQTNCYILIKNNRSIIIDPGIGAIRWIIKNAPNPLAALNTHGHFDHTFSDAALQRELKIPIYIRQEDGYMLKGDYFSMDQEPCEADYLIADEEPIEIEGFCFRFRHFPGHTPGCSMIEFSDRLFSGDFIFDGCVGRYDFPGSSPTDMKRSLERFMAFYGDKDDRPMYAGHGKPTSIQRARAFVPEFIDGLS from the coding sequence ATGAAAATGCTAGCAGAACCGATGGGGCGCGGGTATCAAACCAACTGCTATATCCTAATAAAAAACAACCGTTCGATTATTATCGATCCGGGAATCGGCGCTATCCGTTGGATTATAAAAAACGCGCCGAATCCGCTCGCCGCGCTTAACACGCACGGACATTTCGATCATACTTTCAGCGACGCGGCTCTGCAAAGGGAGCTAAAGATACCTATCTATATTCGTCAAGAGGACGGCTATATGCTCAAAGGCGATTATTTCAGTATGGATCAAGAGCCGTGCGAGGCGGATTATCTTATCGCCGACGAAGAGCCAATCGAGATCGAAGGCTTTTGCTTCAGATTTAGGCATTTTCCGGGTCATACGCCCGGCTGCTCTATGATCGAGTTTAGCGATCGCCTCTTTAGCGGCGATTTTATCTTCGACGGTTGCGTGGGGCGATACGATTTTCCCGGTTCAAGCCCGACCGATATGAAACGATCGCTAGAGCGGTTTATGGCGTTTTACGGCGACAAGGACGATCGTCCTATGTATGCCGGACACGGCAAACCGACGTCGATTCAACGAGCCAGAGCGTTTGTTCCCGAATTTATCGACGGGCTTTCTTAA
- the yidD gene encoding membrane protein insertion efficiency factor YidD, with translation MRTPLLNRPFWLLVRLYQIVFSPLFGRCCRFYPSCSNYALQTLEKRALPIALAQIALRVARCNPLFKGGFDYPSMPRDRKEERKLLFFANRALKSRKIAWFIVIEGNRRVLLKRLKR, from the coding sequence ATGCGAACGCCGCTATTAAACCGTCCCTTTTGGCTCTTAGTCAGGCTTTATCAGATAGTTTTTTCGCCGTTATTTGGGCGATGTTGTCGTTTTTATCCAAGTTGCTCTAATTACGCGCTGCAAACGTTAGAAAAACGCGCGCTTCCAATCGCGTTGGCTCAAATCGCGCTAAGAGTGGCGCGTTGCAACCCGCTTTTTAAAGGCGGTTTCGATTATCCCTCTATGCCGAGAGATAGAAAAGAGGAGAGAAAATTGTTGTTTTTTGCCAATAGAGCGCTAAAATCGCGCAAAATAGCGTGGTTTATAGTCATAGAGGGCAATCGCCGCGTTTTATTAAAGAGGCTTAAAAGATGA
- a CDS encoding LysM peptidoglycan-binding domain-containing protein, translated as MSKAIVALIACCLTLSAALYESNEGNRDRSVLLSLDVDESFLQDPEFQTMKSNFVFYKQEAFLRILSDAYIYRPLIKQKIAEAGLPPALVYMAMAESSFKPKAYSIAKAAGIWQFIAGTAKRYGLKVDNYADERRDPIKSTDAAIRYLKDLHAQFGKWSLAIMAYNCGEGRLKKAIAQAGTDNLEVLMSVNPKTKKPYLPFETRHYLRKVLALASLSESESLMVGTSAEHLLNRGSSYPMAVVEVAPGATFQEIARAAGTSVASIRALNPSLRYEFVPPYGKSYSIYLPYDRMAEFKQNYEFSENRGRYIVHVVQKGDSLSVIANRYGVTTSMIKDFNRLSSSTIREKQQLVIPAISATNSAVSNEYIVQKGDSLDSIARQFKISVAELKDANRLRQNTIYAGDRLIIIAR; from the coding sequence ATGTCTAAAGCTATAGTTGCGTTGATCGCGTGTTGTTTGACGTTAAGCGCGGCGTTATACGAATCAAACGAGGGCAACCGCGATCGATCGGTATTGTTGTCTTTGGACGTTGACGAGTCGTTTTTGCAAGATCCGGAATTTCAAACCATGAAAAGCAATTTTGTTTTTTATAAACAAGAGGCTTTCTTGCGTATTCTGTCGGACGCTTACATCTATCGACCGCTTATCAAGCAGAAGATCGCCGAAGCGGGTCTGCCGCCCGCACTGGTTTATATGGCGATGGCGGAATCTAGTTTCAAGCCCAAGGCTTACTCGATCGCCAAAGCCGCCGGCATTTGGCAGTTTATCGCGGGAACCGCCAAACGATACGGTCTTAAAGTGGATAACTACGCGGACGAAAGACGCGATCCGATCAAATCCACCGACGCGGCTATTCGCTATCTGAAGGATTTGCACGCGCAATTTGGCAAATGGTCGCTCGCCATTATGGCGTATAACTGCGGAGAGGGCAGATTAAAGAAGGCGATTGCGCAAGCCGGCACGGACAACCTAGAAGTGTTGATGAGCGTTAACCCAAAAACCAAAAAGCCGTATCTCCCGTTTGAAACGCGCCACTACCTAAGAAAGGTGCTTGCTTTAGCCTCGCTCTCCGAAAGCGAAAGCCTAATGGTGGGAACTAGCGCCGAACACCTGCTAAATCGCGGCTCCTCTTACCCTATGGCAGTCGTAGAGGTCGCGCCCGGAGCCACGTTTCAAGAGATCGCCAGAGCCGCAGGAACCAGCGTCGCGAGCATAAGAGCGCTAAATCCCTCTTTGCGTTACGAGTTTGTCCCCCCGTATGGCAAAAGCTATTCGATCTATCTTCCCTACGACAGAATGGCGGAATTTAAGCAAAACTACGAGTTTTCCGAAAACCGCGGTCGCTATATCGTTCATGTCGTGCAAAAGGGCGACAGTCTAAGCGTAATCGCAAATCGATACGGCGTAACAACAAGCATGATCAAGGACTTTAACCGCCTCTCTAGCTCCACGATCAGAGAAAAGCAGCAGTTGGTGATCCCCGCGATCAGCGCGACAAACAGCGCCGTCTCGAACGAGTATATCGTGCAAAAGGGAGATTCGCTCGATTCGATCGCCAGACAGTTCAAGATCTCCGTCGCGGAACTAAAAGACGCGAATCGGCTCAGACAAAATACAATCTATGCGGGCGATCGGCTTATTATTATTGCTCGTTAG
- a CDS encoding septal ring lytic transglycosylase RlpA family protein produces MIGYYPSERSSPYSSGYRALEPTRGDGAANLHEATLRSYSALGKRYYPQIRPIGWKESGVASWYGAEFHGRKTSSGEIYNMYAPGTAAHKTLPMNTIVLVTREGSGAQVKARINDRGPFVEGRIIDLSYTAGKALGLDKSGTARVTIEVLEYDAHISARLGDQPQAKQASANEAKTLGGGFFIQLGSFRSIESANRLKNETLKKAPNSAVVIQTVEFEGADLHRVLIGGFNSKEEATRFKDSFGFTNAVVMSAS; encoded by the coding sequence GTGATCGGATATTACCCCAGCGAACGATCCAGTCCTTATTCGAGCGGCTATCGCGCTTTGGAGCCTACGCGCGGCGACGGCGCGGCGAACTTGCACGAGGCTACGCTTCGCAGCTACTCCGCGCTTGGCAAACGCTACTATCCGCAGATTCGCCCGATCGGTTGGAAAGAGTCGGGCGTCGCAAGCTGGTATGGCGCGGAGTTTCACGGCAGAAAGACTTCAAGCGGCGAAATCTACAATATGTACGCGCCCGGAACCGCCGCGCACAAAACGCTTCCGATGAATACGATCGTGCTTGTTACTCGCGAGGGAAGCGGCGCGCAAGTAAAAGCGCGAATCAACGATCGAGGACCCTTTGTGGAGGGACGCATAATCGATCTTAGTTACACGGCGGGCAAAGCGCTAGGGCTTGATAAAAGCGGAACCGCGAGGGTTACGATCGAGGTGTTGGAATACGACGCGCATATATCCGCGCGACTTGGCGATCAACCGCAGGCTAAACAGGCGAGCGCAAACGAAGCAAAAACTTTGGGCGGCGGCTTTTTTATTCAATTAGGGTCGTTTCGCTCCATTGAAAGCGCCAACCGCCTAAAAAACGAAACGCTAAAAAAGGCGCCGAACAGCGCCGTTGTAATCCAAACGGTAGAGTTTGAGGGCGCCGATTTACACCGCGTTCTAATAGGCGGTTTTAATTCCAAAGAAGAGGCGACGCGCTTTAAAGACTCGTTTGGTTTCACAAACGCGGTTGTGATGAGCGCCTCGTAA
- the hisB gene encoding imidazoleglycerol-phosphate dehydratase HisB has translation MIIKNRKTNETDISLKLELLGSGKSVVKTGAGFFDHMLQSFAKHALVDLELTCEGDLFIDGHHTVEDVGIALGSALNEAIYPAEGIERFSDRIAVLDEAAVQCAIDVGGRAFLSWNVPLDGKIGEFDGELAEEFFRALTLNAKISAHIDLVRGSNRHHIAEAAFKAFAIALRAAIAPNPRVIGAPSLKGTL, from the coding sequence ATGATTATCAAAAACAGAAAAACGAACGAAACGGATATTTCGTTGAAACTAGAGCTGCTAGGAAGCGGAAAAAGCGTCGTCAAAACGGGCGCGGGATTTTTCGATCATATGCTGCAATCGTTCGCCAAGCACGCGCTCGTCGATCTGGAGCTTACCTGCGAAGGCGATCTGTTCATAGACGGACACCACACCGTAGAGGACGTAGGAATAGCGCTTGGAAGCGCGTTGAACGAGGCGATCTATCCCGCCGAAGGGATCGAGCGATTTTCGGATCGCATAGCCGTTTTGGACGAAGCCGCGGTTCAATGCGCGATCGACGTTGGCGGTCGCGCGTTTCTAAGCTGGAACGTTCCGCTAGACGGAAAAATCGGAGAGTTCGACGGCGAACTAGCCGAAGAGTTTTTTCGCGCGCTAACGTTAAACGCAAAAATATCCGCGCATATCGATCTTGTTCGCGGTTCTAACCGCCACCATATAGCGGAAGCGGCGTTTAAGGCGTTCGCGATCGCGTTGCGCGCGGCGATCGCGCCAAATCCCAGAGTGATCGGCGCGCCGAGCTTAAAAGGGACGCTTTAA
- the lptC gene encoding LPS export ABC transporter periplasmic protein LptC, which yields MKIWSAALLLLSLSLIASFALSPENREGGELKTTARLEFDNYQIYAIGADGVSAVLTAQSGRVFEDREEMDYPIALRQIGDERDGLSGVLGVVKGDDILIEKEVYYWSGSGRTLKTQTARYNVKSKLITGTGAFVTTSAQGVMNGVGFTADSVNKTFLANKVKAIFNDENI from the coding sequence TTGAAAATATGGAGCGCCGCGCTACTGCTACTATCGCTTAGCCTGATCGCGTCGTTTGCGCTATCGCCTGAAAATCGAGAGGGCGGCGAGCTAAAAACGACGGCTCGCCTAGAGTTCGACAACTATCAAATTTACGCGATCGGCGCGGACGGCGTAAGCGCCGTTTTGACGGCGCAAAGCGGGCGCGTTTTTGAAGATCGCGAGGAGATGGACTATCCGATAGCTTTAAGACAGATAGGAGACGAGCGCGACGGGCTATCCGGCGTATTGGGAGTGGTAAAGGGCGACGATATACTGATAGAAAAAGAGGTCTATTACTGGAGCGGTTCGGGGCGGACGCTAAAAACGCAAACGGCTCGATACAACGTCAAAAGCAAGCTGATAACGGGAACGGGCGCTTTCGTAACGACAAGCGCGCAAGGCGTTATGAACGGCGTGGGTTTTACCGCCGACAGCGTTAATAAGACCTTCTTGGCTAACAAGGTCAAGGCGATTTTTAACGATGAGAACATTTAG
- the lptA gene encoding lipopolysaccharide transport periplasmic protein LptA, translated as MRTFSLLILFAALIRAATIEANADRLYADEKTGRTVLEGSVKIIRGADVLRGDRVTVLFTPDREVSRFESKGSSSFSVTIENGAQYTGEADEIVYVPAEGVYTLKGRASVEDPINKRKIIGEQIAFNEITRIARVSGKESSPVRLIFTIKDRNETKP; from the coding sequence ATGAGAACATTTAGCCTATTGATTCTTTTTGCCGCTCTTATCCGCGCCGCGACGATCGAGGCAAACGCCGATCGCCTTTACGCCGACGAGAAAACGGGGCGAACCGTTCTCGAAGGATCGGTAAAAATCATAAGAGGCGCCGACGTTTTGCGCGGCGATCGCGTAACGGTTCTGTTTACGCCAGATCGCGAAGTTAGCAGATTTGAATCAAAAGGTTCCTCCTCGTTTAGCGTAACCATAGAGAACGGCGCGCAATATACCGGCGAAGCGGACGAGATCGTATATGTTCCCGCCGAGGGCGTTTATACCTTAAAAGGGCGCGCGAGCGTCGAGGATCCGATAAATAAGCGCAAAATAATCGGAGAGCAGATCGCCTTTAACGAGATAACGCGCATAGCGCGGGTAAGCGGCAAGGAGTCCTCTCCGGTTAGACTTATATTTACGATCAAAGATCGCAATGAAACCAAACCTTAA